In Streptomyces longhuiensis, the following proteins share a genomic window:
- a CDS encoding GNAT family N-acetyltransferase has translation MTVIVRALRPEDAAAFARVRRAALPAMLATAESVAFDLAHAHPDARYRPLVAEADGEVVGTAQVGIAYDSPDPGQGYVNVYVDPGRTGRGAGSLLVRAAEEHLAGEGAVAVYSWVLDTPRDRAFAARRGYRASRPAHFLRLDLAHGTLPPLAAPPAGVTLRTGADFAEDPRPLFDLDAETVSDEPSDVATEFTDYEHWLDETWHHPLTDHELTSVAVADGRPVAFSLARTDDETRYTSGMTGTAREFRGRGLAKLAKNDSLHRAREAGVTEAFTGNDAGNGPMLAINEWFGYEICATEVRHVRTLT, from the coding sequence ATGACTGTGATCGTCCGGGCCCTGCGGCCCGAGGACGCGGCCGCGTTCGCCCGGGTCCGCCGCGCCGCGCTGCCCGCCATGCTCGCCACCGCCGAGTCGGTCGCCTTCGATCTGGCGCACGCCCATCCGGACGCCCGGTACCGGCCGCTGGTCGCCGAGGCCGACGGCGAGGTCGTCGGCACCGCGCAGGTCGGGATCGCGTACGACAGTCCGGACCCGGGGCAGGGCTATGTGAACGTCTATGTGGACCCCGGGCGCACGGGGCGCGGGGCCGGGTCCCTGCTCGTGCGGGCGGCGGAGGAGCATCTCGCCGGCGAGGGCGCCGTCGCCGTCTACTCGTGGGTGCTCGACACCCCGCGGGACCGGGCGTTCGCCGCGCGCCGCGGCTACCGGGCGAGCCGTCCGGCCCACTTCCTCCGTCTCGATCTGGCACACGGCACGCTGCCGCCGCTCGCCGCGCCGCCGGCCGGAGTGACGCTGCGGACCGGCGCGGACTTCGCGGAGGACCCGCGTCCGCTGTTCGACCTGGACGCGGAGACAGTGAGCGACGAACCGAGCGACGTGGCCACGGAGTTCACGGACTACGAGCACTGGCTCGACGAGACCTGGCACCATCCGCTGACCGACCACGAGCTGACCTCGGTGGCCGTGGCCGACGGCCGGCCCGTGGCGTTCAGCCTGGCCCGCACCGACGACGAGACCCGCTACACGTCGGGCATGACCGGCACCGCGCGGGAGTTCCGCGGCCGCGGCCTGGCCAAGCTCGCCAAGAACGACTCCCTGCACCGCGCCCGCGAGGCCGGCGTCACGGAGGCGTTCACGGGCAACGACGCGGGGAACGGCCCGATGCTCGCGATCAACGAATGGTTCGGCTACGAGATCTGTGCCACGGAGGTACGCCATGTCCGCACCCTCACCTGA
- a CDS encoding DUF402 domain-containing protein, protein MSAPSPETTEALEVVLLKAGRTKIRYPADVVRDDGTRVTVTAAWASPGVRDFGFVRFGPGDVFTEHYWRDRWYAVKEVRTGGGTLKGWYCDVTRPAVLEGGELVVEDLDLDLWVSADGSDVLRLDEDEFAESGLAERDPHAAAAALRALDDLELLARTEGLGRLLA, encoded by the coding sequence ATGTCCGCACCCTCACCTGAGACGACCGAGGCTCTTGAGGTGGTCCTGCTCAAGGCGGGCCGTACGAAGATCCGTTACCCCGCGGACGTCGTCCGCGACGACGGCACGCGCGTGACCGTCACCGCCGCCTGGGCCTCTCCCGGGGTCAGGGACTTCGGGTTCGTGCGCTTCGGACCGGGCGACGTCTTCACCGAGCACTACTGGCGGGACCGGTGGTACGCGGTCAAGGAGGTACGCACCGGGGGCGGCACGCTCAAGGGCTGGTACTGCGACGTGACCCGGCCGGCGGTGCTCGAGGGCGGCGAACTCGTCGTGGAGGATCTCGACCTCGACCTGTGGGTCTCGGCGGACGGCAGCGACGTACTGCGCCTCGACGAGGACGAGTTCGCGGAGAGCGGGCTCGCGGAGCGCGACCCGCACGCCGCGGCGGCCGCGCTCCGCGCCCTCGACGACCTCGAACTCCTCGCGCGCACCGAGGGGTTGGGCAGGCTGCTCGCCTAG
- a CDS encoding class I SAM-dependent methyltransferase — translation MRTSEDTTNRDMAPLERVDWDAEAAAFDDAPDHGLRDPAVRGAWAARLRDWLPDHPCDLLDLGCGTGSMSLLATDQGHSVTAVDLSPAMIDLARAKLAGRAARVFVGDAAAPPVAGETFDAVLVRHVAWTLPDLDGALTHWLSLLRPGGRLILVEGVWGTLSPVGIPAARLTGALAPLAAHVRHEPLSGDALLWGRQVEDDRYAVVATVRS, via the coding sequence ATGAGGACGAGCGAGGACACCACGAACCGGGACATGGCGCCCCTCGAACGGGTCGACTGGGACGCCGAGGCCGCGGCCTTCGACGACGCACCCGACCACGGTCTGCGTGATCCCGCCGTGCGCGGGGCCTGGGCCGCGCGCCTGCGGGACTGGCTGCCGGACCACCCCTGCGACCTGCTCGACCTGGGCTGCGGCACGGGCAGCATGTCGCTGCTCGCGACCGACCAGGGGCACAGCGTGACCGCCGTCGACCTGTCGCCCGCCATGATCGACCTCGCGCGCGCCAAGCTCGCCGGCCGCGCCGCCCGGGTGTTCGTCGGGGACGCCGCGGCGCCGCCCGTCGCGGGCGAGACCTTCGACGCCGTCCTGGTGCGGCACGTCGCGTGGACACTGCCCGACCTCGACGGTGCCCTCACGCACTGGCTCTCACTGCTGCGGCCCGGCGGGCGGCTGATCCTGGTGGAGGGCGTGTGGGGCACGCTCAGCCCCGTCGGCATCCCGGCGGCCCGGCTCACCGGCGCCCTCGCCCCGCTCGCCGCCCACGTCCGGCACGAACCGCTCTCCGGCGACGCGCTGCTGTGGGGGAGACAGGTCGAGGACGACCGGTACGCGGTGGTCGCGACCGTACGGTCCTAG
- a CDS encoding GNAT family N-acetyltransferase: MTHTVRRAVAADVPAVKTVTDAAYHPYIDRIGVVPAPMEADHGAEVAAGRVYVVDGERGGAPAVVGLVVVEPREDHLFLDSIAVHPDAHGQGVGRRLLAFVDEHARVLGLPEVRLYTNAMMWENQEIYPRYGYEVVERRVDGLYDRIHYRKRLSADRPA; this comes from the coding sequence ATGACTCACACAGTTCGCCGCGCAGTGGCAGCCGACGTACCCGCTGTGAAAACGGTGACCGACGCCGCGTACCACCCCTATATCGACCGCATCGGAGTGGTGCCCGCGCCCATGGAGGCCGACCACGGCGCCGAGGTGGCCGCGGGCAGGGTGTATGTCGTGGACGGGGAGCGGGGCGGAGCGCCCGCCGTCGTCGGGCTCGTGGTCGTCGAGCCCCGCGAGGACCATCTCTTCCTCGACAGCATCGCCGTCCACCCCGACGCCCATGGACAGGGCGTGGGGCGACGGCTGCTGGCATTCGTCGACGAGCACGCGCGCGTGCTCGGCCTTCCCGAGGTGCGGCTCTACACGAACGCGATGATGTGGGAGAACCAGGAGATCTATCCGCGGTACGGATACGAGGTGGTGGAGCGCCGCGTCGACGGCCTCTACGACCGCATCCACTACCGCAAGAGGCTCTCCGCCGACCGGCCCGCGTGA
- a CDS encoding AAA family ATPase produces the protein MLPGQYEERADAAELPARLRNVFWIGGGSGAGKSTIARRLADRHGWRLYATDDVMHDHAGRTTPEEAPCLHKFIAMDMDERWVSRTPEVMLETFHWFQGEGFGLIVEDLLRLRREPCVVVEGFRLLPHLVKPLLAAPDRAVWLLPTPDFRQAAFQSRSAPGEGFVWETSDPAKAGRNIAERDRMFTRRIEEEAERFQLRTIRVDTTMTEDDLAEQVTTAFGL, from the coding sequence ATGCTGCCCGGACAGTATGAAGAGCGGGCAGACGCCGCAGAGCTTCCGGCACGGCTGCGGAACGTCTTCTGGATCGGTGGCGGGAGTGGTGCAGGCAAATCGACCATCGCCCGCCGGCTCGCCGACCGCCACGGCTGGCGTCTCTACGCGACCGACGACGTGATGCATGATCACGCCGGGCGGACCACCCCTGAAGAGGCCCCCTGCCTGCACAAGTTCATCGCCATGGACATGGACGAGCGATGGGTGAGCCGGACTCCTGAGGTCATGCTCGAGACGTTCCACTGGTTTCAAGGTGAGGGCTTCGGCCTGATCGTTGAAGATCTCCTTCGCCTGCGGCGGGAGCCATGCGTCGTCGTCGAGGGATTTCGGCTCCTGCCGCACCTCGTGAAACCTCTGCTTGCTGCTCCTGACCGCGCCGTCTGGCTTCTTCCCACGCCTGATTTCCGCCAAGCCGCCTTCCAGAGCCGGTCCGCACCAGGGGAAGGGTTCGTATGGGAGACCAGCGATCCGGCAAAGGCCGGCCGCAACATCGCCGAACGTGACCGCATGTTCACACGACGCATCGAGGAGGAGGCCGAGCGTTTCCAACTGCGCACCATCCGCGTCGACACCACGATGACGGAAGACGATCTCGCTGAGCAGGTGACCACCGCGTTCGGACTCTGA
- a CDS encoding lytic polysaccharide monooxygenase auxiliary activity family 9 protein → MTVRRKAAAFAVAGAVPFALTALAAAPASAHGSMTDPVSRVSACYAEGPESPQSAACKAAVAASGAQAFYDWNAVNIANAAGKSKEIIPDGKLCSAGNDKYKGLDLPRADWPSSPMAAGSHTFHYKGTAPHKGSFELYITKDAYDPTKPLKWSDLEAQPFVEVTDPKMENGDYVFDGDVPARSGRHLIYSIWQRSDSPEAFYTCSDVVFGKDSGAGAAAPTASAPSDQEIADGAGKSSVEHHHGDAGGSAEPQAEESTAPAADASTGGNAPEAKGGAAQPLADENLAETGGDSTTPYIAMGGAAVLAVGAATMFASVRRRSVAGGRHSR, encoded by the coding sequence ATGACAGTTCGCCGCAAGGCCGCCGCGTTCGCCGTCGCAGGTGCCGTCCCGTTCGCCCTGACCGCACTGGCCGCCGCGCCCGCGTCGGCGCACGGCTCGATGACGGACCCGGTCAGCCGCGTCTCCGCCTGCTACGCGGAGGGCCCGGAGAGCCCGCAGTCCGCGGCGTGCAAGGCCGCCGTCGCGGCCAGTGGCGCGCAGGCCTTCTACGACTGGAACGCGGTCAACATCGCGAACGCCGCGGGCAAGTCGAAGGAGATCATCCCCGACGGCAAGCTGTGCAGCGCGGGCAACGACAAGTACAAGGGGCTCGACCTTCCGCGCGCCGACTGGCCGTCGAGCCCGATGGCGGCGGGCAGCCACACGTTCCACTACAAGGGAACGGCGCCGCACAAGGGCTCGTTCGAGCTGTACATCACCAAGGACGCGTACGACCCGACGAAGCCGCTGAAGTGGTCGGACCTGGAGGCGCAGCCCTTCGTCGAGGTCACCGACCCGAAGATGGAGAACGGCGACTACGTCTTCGACGGTGACGTCCCGGCACGTTCGGGCCGCCACCTCATCTACTCGATCTGGCAGCGCTCCGACTCCCCCGAGGCCTTCTACACCTGCTCCGACGTGGTGTTCGGCAAGGACAGTGGGGCCGGTGCGGCCGCTCCCACCGCCTCCGCGCCCTCCGACCAGGAGATCGCGGACGGCGCCGGCAAGTCGTCCGTGGAGCACCACCACGGTGACGCCGGGGGCAGCGCCGAGCCGCAGGCCGAGGAGTCCACGGCGCCGGCCGCCGATGCCTCGACGGGCGGCAATGCGCCCGAGGCGAAGGGCGGTGCCGCGCAGCCTCTCGCCGACGAGAACCTCGCCGAGACCGGCGGCGACAGCACGACCCCGTACATCGCGATGGGCGGCGCCGCTGTCCTGGCGGTCGGTGCCGCGACGATGTTCGCGTCGGTGCGGCGCCGCTCCGTGGCGGGCGGGCGGCACAGCCGCTGA
- a CDS encoding esterase/lipase family protein, which translates to MLPRNWKRAVRSLTAALLLTAAATAVPAAAHAGTAPSSGWNNYSCKPSAAHPRPVVLVHGTFGNSVDNWLILAPYLVNRGYCVFSLDYGQLPGVPLFNGLGPIDKSAGQLDTFVDKVLAATGAPKADLVGHSQGGMMPRYYLKFLGGAAKVNSLVGIAPDNHGTTLNGLTNLLPYFPGAGDLLTLATPGLADQMAGSPFITKLDQGGDTVPGVHYTVIATKYDEVVTPYGTQFLSGSDVHNVKLQDLCAVDLSEHVAIGTIDRIAFHEVANALDPAHATPTTCASAVS; encoded by the coding sequence ATGCTGCCCCGGAACTGGAAACGTGCGGTCAGATCCCTGACCGCGGCCCTGCTGCTCACGGCCGCGGCCACCGCGGTCCCCGCCGCCGCCCACGCCGGCACCGCCCCCAGCAGCGGCTGGAACAACTACTCGTGCAAGCCGTCCGCCGCGCACCCGCGCCCCGTCGTCCTCGTCCACGGCACCTTCGGGAACTCCGTCGACAACTGGCTCATCCTCGCCCCCTACCTGGTGAACCGCGGTTACTGCGTCTTCTCGCTCGACTACGGACAGCTGCCCGGCGTCCCGCTGTTCAACGGCCTCGGCCCGATCGACAAGTCGGCGGGCCAGCTCGACACGTTCGTCGACAAGGTCCTCGCCGCCACCGGCGCCCCCAAGGCCGACCTCGTCGGCCACTCGCAGGGCGGCATGATGCCCCGCTACTACCTCAAGTTCCTCGGCGGCGCCGCGAAGGTGAACTCCCTCGTCGGCATCGCACCCGACAACCACGGCACCACCCTGAACGGCCTGACCAATCTCCTGCCGTACTTCCCCGGGGCCGGTGACCTGCTGACCCTCGCCACCCCCGGCCTCGCCGACCAGATGGCGGGCTCCCCGTTCATCACCAAGCTCGACCAGGGCGGGGACACCGTCCCCGGCGTCCACTACACCGTCATCGCGACCAAGTACGACGAGGTCGTCACCCCGTACGGCACCCAGTTCCTGAGCGGCTCCGACGTCCACAACGTCAAGCTTCAGGACCTGTGCGCCGTCGACCTGTCCGAGCACGTCGCCATCGGCACCATCGACCGCATCGCCTTCCACGAGGTCGCGAACGCCCTCGACCCGGCTCACGCCACGCCCACCACCTGTGCCTCGGCGGTGAGTTGA
- a CDS encoding MarR family winged helix-turn-helix transcriptional regulator, with protein sequence MQNSEAMALSAALLSAAGELTQRIHEGVLARGFEGLRPAHGFAFARLSRGGATATDLAAHLGVTKQAASQLVDELVRKGYAERRPHPDDARARLVVMTERGWACARAAEESAADAVRPWVERLGERKARALLDQLAAVAPDGPIRPTW encoded by the coding sequence GTGCAGAACTCCGAGGCCATGGCCCTCTCCGCCGCCCTGCTCTCCGCCGCCGGTGAGCTGACGCAACGCATCCACGAAGGGGTCCTCGCCCGCGGCTTCGAGGGGCTGCGGCCCGCGCACGGATTCGCTTTCGCGCGGCTCTCCCGGGGCGGCGCGACCGCCACCGACCTCGCCGCGCATCTGGGGGTCACCAAGCAGGCCGCGAGCCAGCTCGTCGACGAGCTGGTGCGCAAGGGCTACGCCGAGCGCCGGCCCCACCCGGACGACGCCCGCGCCCGGCTCGTCGTCATGACCGAACGCGGCTGGGCGTGCGCGCGGGCCGCGGAGGAGTCCGCCGCCGACGCGGTGCGGCCGTGGGTCGAGCGGCTCGGTGAGCGCAAGGCCAGGGCGCTGCTCGACCAGTTGGCAGCCGTCGCACCCGACGGGCCCATCAGGCCCACATGGTGA
- a CDS encoding cupin domain-containing protein yields the protein MPVIRASEAAVHEMHGVRFVSYAKPATGSKELCAWRAEIPAGTPGVAHTVSREEILHVLSGSLRFTVDGRTDTLAAGDTAIVNPGATLTVENPGDLPATMWVTTSMGLEAVLADGTRVTPPWAR from the coding sequence ATGCCAGTCATCCGCGCGTCCGAGGCCGCCGTCCACGAGATGCACGGCGTCCGCTTCGTCTCGTACGCCAAGCCCGCCACCGGCAGCAAGGAGCTGTGCGCCTGGCGGGCCGAGATCCCGGCGGGCACCCCGGGCGTCGCCCACACGGTGTCCCGCGAGGAGATCCTGCACGTGCTCAGCGGCAGCCTGCGCTTCACGGTCGACGGGCGCACGGACACGCTCGCCGCGGGCGACACCGCGATCGTCAATCCGGGCGCGACCCTCACCGTCGAGAACCCGGGCGACCTGCCCGCCACCATGTGGGTCACGACATCCATGGGCCTGGAGGCCGTGCTGGCGGACGGCACGCGCGTCACGCCGCCCTGGGCTCGGTAG
- a CDS encoding DNA polymerase Y family protein — translation MTTLYVRFLLPPMYEAALPRLIALLGEFSPTVEALPPDAALVDLGGAVRYFGRDAVELAAVIRVRALALYGVECVIGAGPGPMLARMAARTASPGVTRVVPGDPGAVAEFLAGQPVAALPGVGAATARTLCEYGLDTLDRVAAAPQGTLQRLTTARIGRELHEKARGVDRTRVTPNAATRSTAAERPFPRDELDPYRHRRALLSLADELGARLRDGKQVCRSLTLTVRYADRSTTTRSRTLPEPTAHTTALSTAAYRMYEALGLQRARVRALGLRAEGLRPVEGSARQLTFDPADEKARALEAVADRARARFGPGAIVPGRLAA, via the coding sequence ATGACCACTCTGTACGTACGGTTCCTGCTGCCGCCCATGTACGAGGCGGCGCTGCCCCGACTGATCGCCCTGCTGGGCGAGTTCAGCCCGACGGTCGAGGCGCTGCCGCCCGACGCCGCCCTCGTGGACCTGGGCGGGGCGGTGCGCTACTTCGGGCGGGACGCCGTCGAACTCGCCGCGGTGATCAGGGTGCGGGCGCTCGCCCTGTACGGGGTGGAGTGCGTGATCGGCGCGGGCCCCGGCCCGATGCTGGCGCGGATGGCGGCGCGGACGGCCTCGCCCGGGGTGACCAGGGTGGTGCCTGGGGACCCCGGCGCCGTGGCGGAGTTCCTCGCCGGGCAGCCGGTCGCCGCGCTGCCCGGCGTCGGCGCCGCCACCGCCCGCACCCTGTGCGAGTACGGGCTCGACACCCTCGACCGGGTGGCCGCCGCCCCGCAGGGCACCCTGCAACGACTCACCACCGCCCGCATCGGCCGTGAACTGCACGAGAAGGCGCGCGGCGTCGACCGCACCCGGGTCACCCCCAACGCCGCCACGCGGTCCACCGCCGCCGAACGCCCCTTCCCGCGCGACGAACTCGACCCGTACCGGCACCGCCGCGCCCTGCTCTCCCTCGCCGACGAGCTGGGCGCCCGGCTCCGTGACGGGAAGCAGGTGTGCCGCTCGCTGACCCTCACCGTGCGCTACGCCGACCGGTCCACGACGACCCGCAGCCGTACGCTCCCCGAGCCCACCGCGCACACGACCGCGCTGTCCACGGCCGCGTACCGGATGTACGAGGCGCTCGGCCTGCAGCGGGCCAGGGTGCGGGCGCTCGGTCTGCGGGCGGAAGGGCTCCGCCCGGTGGAGGGTTCCGCCCGCCAGCTGACCTTCGACCCCGCGGACGAGAAGGCGCGGGCGCTGGAGGCGGTGGCCGACCGGGCCCGGGCGCGGTTCGGACCCGGGGCGATCGTGCCCGGCCGGCTCGCGGCGTGA
- a CDS encoding DNA polymerase III subunit alpha, translating to MPGFTHLHTVSGFSLRYGASHPERLAGRASERGMDALALTDRDTLAGSVRFAKACVKAGVRPVFGTDLAVSGPPPAGSAAPGDAPAERRRQPVRGGAFIDESTPRVTFLARDGARGWASLCRLVTAAHATGETRLTWEDNHGDGLTVLLGPASDVGRALAAGRPDRAARLLAPWREIYGDALRLEAVHHGREGTGPGSLRLAARTVGFAAEQGIRPVLTNDVRYADPGLGPVADVLDAARRLVPVDARKELDSGERWLKDADAMLMTAERVVEAAGFRRDAAYRLLEQTNATAAECRVDPEDDLGIGSVHFPEPRLVGAGRRTAQRVLASRAAAGMLRLGYDRKREYWERMHRELDIIAHHDFATYFLTVSQVVDDVRDMGIRVAARGSGAGSLVNHLLGIAHADPVEHGLLMERFLSKRRSVLPDIDIDVESARRLEVYRAIIGRFGAERVATVSMPETYRVRHAVRDVGAALSMDPADIDRIAKSFPHIRARDARAALEELPELRELAGESRQGGDRYGRMWELVEALDALPRGIAMHPCGVLLSDASLLARTPVVPTSGEGFPMSQFDKEDVEDLGLLKLDVLGVRMQSAMAHAVAETERATGSTVDLDAVEPGDPETYRLIKSTETLGCFQIESPGQRDLVGRLQPATFHDLVVDISLFRPGPVAADMVRPFIEARHGRAPVRYPHRDLEGPLKETYGVVVFHEQIIEIVNIMTGCGRDEADRVRRGLSDPDAQGRIRFWFAQQAAAHGYDAETITRTWEIVEAFGSYGFCKAHAVAFAVPTYQSAWLKAHHPAAFYAGLLTHDPGMYPKRLILADARRRGVPVLPLDVNKSAVAHRIELVSDKGGGDHTSGGHKDGGRKDGGHEEEKWGVRLALSDVHGISEAEAARIEEGQPYSSLLDFWERARPSKPLAQRLAQVGGLDAFGANRRDLQLHLTELHRGTRGSRGARGAQLPLSGGHGTAPAGLPDLGDAERLSAELGVLGMDASRHLMGDHETFLEELGVLTARRLREAEHGRVVLVAGAKVATQTPPIRSGKRVIFTTLDDGTGLVDLAFFDDAHAACAHTVFHSWLLLVRGTVQRRGPRSLSVVGAAAWNLADLVEVRRRGGLDAVALRLAEPPEQRPSDGDDPVDGRRIRMATGYEMHPWADLRPAGDGQSGPPRKLWHQSPGSAG from the coding sequence GTGCCAGGGTTCACGCATTTGCACACCGTCTCCGGGTTCTCCCTCAGATACGGGGCCTCGCACCCGGAGCGGCTGGCCGGACGTGCCTCCGAGCGGGGCATGGACGCGCTCGCCCTCACCGACCGGGACACCCTCGCGGGTTCGGTCAGGTTCGCCAAGGCCTGCGTCAAGGCAGGGGTGCGGCCGGTGTTCGGGACGGACCTCGCGGTGAGCGGGCCCCCGCCGGCCGGATCCGCCGCGCCGGGTGACGCCCCGGCCGAGCGGCGCAGGCAGCCCGTGCGCGGCGGTGCCTTCATCGACGAGTCGACCCCGCGCGTGACCTTCCTCGCCCGCGACGGAGCGAGGGGCTGGGCCTCCCTGTGCCGTCTGGTCACCGCCGCCCACGCCACCGGCGAGACCCGGCTGACCTGGGAGGACAACCACGGCGACGGCCTGACCGTGCTGCTCGGACCCGCGTCCGACGTCGGCCGCGCGCTCGCCGCGGGCCGCCCCGACCGGGCCGCGCGCCTCCTCGCTCCCTGGCGCGAGATCTACGGCGACGCCCTGCGCCTCGAAGCCGTCCACCACGGCCGCGAGGGCACGGGCCCCGGATCCCTGCGCCTGGCCGCCCGCACCGTCGGCTTCGCCGCCGAACAGGGCATCCGCCCCGTCCTCACCAACGACGTCCGGTACGCCGACCCGGGCCTCGGTCCGGTCGCCGACGTCCTCGACGCCGCGCGCCGCCTCGTCCCGGTCGACGCCCGCAAGGAACTCGACAGCGGAGAGCGCTGGCTGAAGGACGCCGACGCCATGTTGATGACGGCCGAACGGGTGGTGGAGGCGGCGGGCTTCCGCCGCGACGCCGCGTACCGGCTGCTCGAACAGACCAACGCCACGGCGGCGGAATGCCGCGTCGATCCCGAGGACGACCTCGGCATCGGCTCCGTGCACTTCCCCGAACCGCGGCTCGTCGGCGCCGGCCGCCGCACCGCGCAGCGGGTCCTCGCGTCGCGGGCGGCGGCGGGGATGCTGCGCCTCGGGTACGACCGGAAGCGGGAGTACTGGGAGCGGATGCACCGCGAGTTGGACATCATCGCCCACCACGACTTCGCCACGTACTTCCTGACGGTGTCCCAAGTCGTCGACGACGTAAGGGACATGGGGATCCGGGTCGCGGCGCGCGGCTCCGGCGCCGGGTCCCTGGTCAACCATCTGCTCGGCATCGCGCACGCGGACCCGGTCGAACACGGCCTCCTCATGGAGCGGTTCCTGTCCAAGCGCCGCTCCGTCCTGCCCGACATCGACATCGACGTGGAGTCGGCCCGGCGCCTGGAGGTCTACCGGGCGATCATCGGCCGGTTCGGCGCCGAGCGCGTCGCGACCGTCTCGATGCCGGAGACGTACCGCGTCCGCCATGCCGTACGCGATGTGGGCGCCGCCCTGTCCATGGACCCGGCCGACATCGACCGGATCGCCAAGTCCTTCCCGCACATCAGGGCCCGCGACGCGCGGGCCGCGCTGGAGGAACTGCCCGAACTGCGGGAACTGGCAGGGGAGTCCAGACAGGGCGGGGACAGGTACGGACGCATGTGGGAGCTGGTCGAGGCGCTCGACGCGCTGCCGCGCGGTATCGCCATGCACCCGTGCGGGGTGCTGCTCTCGGACGCCTCGCTGCTCGCCCGTACGCCCGTCGTGCCGACCAGCGGCGAGGGCTTCCCCATGTCGCAGTTCGACAAGGAGGACGTCGAGGACCTCGGCCTGCTCAAGCTCGACGTCCTCGGGGTGCGGATGCAGTCGGCGATGGCGCACGCGGTCGCGGAGACCGAGCGGGCGACCGGCTCCACGGTGGACCTGGACGCGGTGGAGCCCGGTGACCCGGAGACGTACCGGCTCATCAAGTCCACCGAGACGCTGGGCTGTTTCCAGATCGAGTCGCCGGGCCAGCGGGACCTGGTGGGACGGCTCCAGCCGGCCACCTTCCACGACCTCGTGGTGGACATCTCGCTGTTCCGCCCGGGTCCCGTCGCCGCCGACATGGTGCGGCCGTTCATCGAGGCGCGGCACGGGCGCGCGCCGGTCCGCTATCCGCACCGCGACCTGGAGGGGCCCCTGAAGGAGACGTACGGGGTCGTCGTCTTCCACGAGCAGATCATCGAGATCGTGAACATCATGACGGGATGCGGCCGCGACGAGGCGGACCGGGTCAGGCGAGGGCTGTCCGACCCCGATGCGCAGGGGCGCATCCGGTTCTGGTTCGCACAGCAGGCGGCGGCGCACGGATACGACGCCGAGACCATCACCCGCACCTGGGAGATCGTCGAGGCCTTCGGGTCGTACGGGTTCTGCAAGGCGCACGCCGTCGCCTTCGCGGTGCCGACCTATCAGTCGGCGTGGCTGAAGGCCCATCACCCGGCCGCGTTCTACGCGGGGTTGCTCACGCACGACCCCGGGATGTATCCGAAGCGACTGATCCTCGCGGACGCGCGGCGGCGCGGGGTGCCGGTCCTTCCGCTGGACGTGAACAAGTCCGCGGTCGCTCACCGTATCGAACTGGTGTCTGATAAAGGGGGTGGTGACCACACGAGCGGCGGTCACAAGGACGGCGGTCGCAAGGACGGCGGTCACGAGGAGGAGAAGTGGGGCGTGCGGCTCGCGCTCTCCGACGTGCATGGCATCAGCGAGGCCGAGGCGGCCCGCATCGAGGAGGGGCAGCCGTACTCCTCGCTGCTCGACTTCTGGGAGCGGGCGAGGCCGAGCAAGCCGCTCGCGCAGCGCCTCGCCCAGGTCGGCGGGCTCGACGCGTTCGGCGCCAACCGGCGTGACCTGCAACTGCACCTGACGGAACTGCACCGGGGAACGCGTGGGTCCCGGGGTGCCCGCGGCGCCCAACTGCCCCTGTCCGGCGGCCACGGGACCGCGCCGGCCGGCCTGCCCGACCTCGGCGACGCCGAGCGGCTCAGCGCCGAACTCGGGGTACTCGGGATGGACGCCTCCCGCCATCTCATGGGCGACCACGAGACGTTCCTCGAGGAGCTGGGGGTGCTGACGGCGCGCCGCCTGCGCGAGGCCGAGCACGGCAGGGTGGTACTGGTCGCGGGCGCCAAGGTCGCCACGCAGACCCCGCCGATCCGCTCCGGCAAGCGCGTCATCTTCACGACCCTGGACGACGGCACGGGCCTGGTCGACCTGGCCTTCTTCGACGACGCGCACGCCGCGTGCGCGCACACCGTCTTCCACTCGTGGCTGCTCCTCGTGCGCGGCACGGTCCAGCGGCGCGGCCCGCGCAGCCTCAGCGTGGTGGGCGCGGCCGCGTGGAACCTCGCGGACCTGGTGGAGGTGCGCCGGCGGGGCGGCCTCGACGCGGTGGCGCTGCGTCTGGCGGAGCCGCCCGAACAGCGGCCGTCCGACGGGGACGACCCGGTCGACGGCCGCCGCATCCGCATGGCCACCGGATACGAGATGCACCCCTGGGCGGATCTGCGCCCGGCGGGCGACGGCCAGTCCGGACCACCGCGCAAACTGTGGCACCAGAGCCCCGGGAGCGCGGGATGA